From Vairimorpha necatrix chromosome 9, complete sequence, one genomic window encodes:
- a CDS encoding E3 ubiquitin-protein ligase NEDD4-like — MNFLASYNRTVFISLSCFLCVLKQSSTNMTIDENLARKQHKEKIENEIAKFYKTLEEHYNDEEIKLKRTENYDIFCNREDGILSIVPAMWLIDTCDAEFYYHQVKFLKERGKDYGGLLREYFTKANIEYFTADNNLLYSPGGDNSRFIPTKMPKNISIREKNERRLKFQALGTILGLLIQHRATSNFFFAPLIFKILLEEEITMIDLKKVDPKYFNDLLRSQSDEDTRNSCDMRFETDEREDLIPNGQNIKVDETNIEDYVFRYLRYKYVTSIENECNWIKKKLYKVIPRKILKTLSASALEEMIVGEIKIDIEDWKANTEYRGEYNEKSEQIIWFWKFMGELNEKQKSEILYAVTGSYRPPIGGFAKLTNKNKIIRFSIRSPENFDLEAGLNSTKLPWASTCFNVLILPKYPTEEILKKMMTIIVEHGGSFDYVVD, encoded by the coding sequence ATGAATTTCTTGGCTTCATATAACCGCActgtttttataagtttGTCGTGTTTTCTCtgtgttttaaaacaatcCAGCACAAATATGACCATCGACGAAAATCTTGCAAGAAAACAacacaaagaaaaaattgaaaatgaaattgcgaaattttataaaacattggAAGAACATTACAACGACgaagaaataaaactaaagaGAACCGAGAactatgatattttttgtaatcgTGAAGATGGCATATTATCAATAGTCCCGGCGATGTGGCTTATTGATACATGTGATGCCGAATTTTATTACCATcaagtaaaatttttaaaagagaGGGGAAAAGATTATGGAGGTCTTTTAAgagaatattttacaaaggCCAATATTGAGTATTTTACAGCAGATAACAATTTACTTTATTCACCAGGTGGAGATAATTCAAGATTTATACCCACTAAAATGCCAAAGAATATAAGTATAAgggaaaaaaatgaaagaaGATTGAAATTTCAAGCGTTGGGGACGATTTTGGGATTACTTATACAGCATAGAGCTacatctaattttttttttgctccactcattttcaaaatacttttagaagaagaaattacaATGATAGATCTCAAGAAAGTTGAccctaaatattttaatgatttGTTGCGATCACAGTCAGACGAAGATACACGAAACAGCTGTGATATGAGATTTGAGACTGATGAACGAGAAGACTTAATACCAAATGGACAAAATATCAAAGTTGACGAGACAAATATTGAAGACTAtgtttttagatatttaaGATATAAGTATGTGACTAGTATAGAAAATGAATGTAATtggataaaaaagaagttaTATAAAGTTATTCCTaggaaaatattaaaaacattatcaGCCAGCGCGCTTGAAGAAATGATTGTGGGAGAAATTAAGATCGACATTGAAGATTGGAAAGCAAATACTGAATATAGAGGTgaatataatgaaaaatcCGAACAAATCATTTGGTTTTGGAAATTCATGGGAGAACTTAatgaaaaacaaaaaagtgAAATTCTTTATGCTGTGACTGGATCTTATAGACCACCAATAGGAGGATTTGCAAAACTCaccaataaaaacaaaattattcGTTTTTCTATAAGATCACCAGAAAATTTCGACTTAGAGGCTGGATTGAACTCAACAAAACTGCCATGGGCAAGTACATGTTTTAATGTTTTGATTCTTCCAAAGTATCCTACAGAAgaaatactaaaaaaaatgatgaCAATAATAGTCGAACACGGAGGGTCCTTCGACTATGTAGTTgattaa
- a CDS encoding cytidine deaminase (CDA) — MKLSVNIDKFEKLDIKNNEEDILDIKNNEQDILALIYAANEVRKNAYCPYSKFAVGAAIKTSTGEIFTGCNIENSCFSPSICAERSAIAKAVSAGHREIVECAVVAYLPDAYVYPCGVCRQTLAEFTDYKKDCLIFLAKPDSLDGEYLATSVSEILPGIGKLKLSN; from the coding sequence ATGAAGTTGTCTGTTAATATcgataaatttgaaaaattagatattaaaaacaatgaaGAAGACATTCTTGATATCAAAAACAATGAACAAGACATTCTTGCTCTTATTTATGCTGCTAATGAAGTACGTAAAAATGCATACTGCCCTTACAGTAAATTTGCAGTCGGCGCGGCTATAAAAACAAGCACAGGTGAAATATTTACTGGTTgtaatatagaaaattctTGTTTTTCTCCGTCAATATGTGCAGAACGATCTGCTATCGCCAAAGCTGTCAGTGCTGGGCACAGAGAAATTGTAGAATGTGCTGTGGTTGCATATCTACCAGATGCCTATGTTTATCCATGTGGAGTGTGTAGGCAGACATTGGCAGAATTTactgattataaaaaagattgtttaatatttttggcTAAGCCAGATAGCCTCGATGGAGAATATCTCGCTACTAGTGTTAGTGAGATTTTACCCGGTATAGGGAAATTAAAACTAagtaattaa
- a CDS encoding putative SP-containing protein, translating to MAGNKKLVFGLLGLAAIGAGVYGAFHFGFFNFNGKPSLSTKEFGKTNVSELYAEYKKLNETDTALKEETFGNLVKSFWYVSKLDKNGFIKLFGAKEETTATKEAAPATVETTKETTEAKEAKEKPAKSEKNEEISDKGEQAMKKNEDFIKNFFESKDKSKSYFKEGALFSKFTEKEGKLVVNESELQKLKSEFNEGMEILHSDKHADELIQKDLKELLTKKQFGDKKEYTLIDVAANEWIKMITAQ from the coding sequence ATGGCCGGAAATAAGAAGTTAGTTTTTGGATTACTTGGATTAGCTGCTATTGGTGCTGGTGTTTATGGTGCTTTTCACTTTggcttttttaattttaatggTAAACCATCTCTCAGTACAAAAGAATTCGGGAAAACCAATGTTAGTGAGCTGTATgcagaatataaaaagttgAATGAAACAGACACTGCTCTTAAAGAAGAAACATTTGGCAATTTGGTGAAATCTTTTTGGTATGTCAGCAAATTAGACAAAAATGGATTTATTAAGCTTTTTGGCGCAAAAGAGGAAACTACTGCTACTAAAGAAGCTGCTCCTGCAACAGTTGAAACAACCAAAGAAACTACTGAAGCTAAAGAAGCAAAGGAAAAACCTGCCAAGTCTGAAAAGAATGAGGAAATTTCTGATAAAGGCGAACAAGCAATGAAAAAGaatgaagattttattaagaacTTCTTTGAATCAAAAGACAAGTCCAAGTCTTACTTTAAGGAAGGAGCTCTTTTCTCTAAGTTCACTGAAAAAGAAGGAAAGTTGGTTGTAAACGAGTCTGAACTTCAAAAGCTTAAAAGCGAATTCAATGAAGGAATGGAAATTTTGCACTCTGATAAACACGCTGACGAGCTCATTCAGAAAGATTTGAAAGAATTATTGACTAAGAAACAATTTGGAGACAAGAAAGAATATACACTAATTGATGTTGCTGCCAACGAATGgataaaaatgattacAGCTCAGTAA
- a CDS encoding polar tube protein 4 (PTP4) — MIFLFIFRTLCEYKELDEFINKDIKIYFAGYPTTFLGILEDKSELFAENKYLSFEKIKFNPKCRIIKRGSYYELLFSNKKMCKTGNRIAQCSTPENWEITRKNFGYTISKNDYCITKDIDDTLKMQKCVDTDDQLFSFKPVAADCNPESKLNDEHSVHVNLISDGVQKYTINNINPVSDEFTEEFTMDE; from the coding sequence atgatatttttatttatttttcgcACATTGTGTGAATACAAAGAACTGgatgaatttataaataaagatataaaaatatattttgcGGGCTATCCTACCACATTTCTTGGTATTCTAGAAGATAAATCAGAATTATTTGctgaaaataaatatctctcattcgaaaaaataaaatttaatccGAAATGTAGAATAATAAAGCGAGGATCATACTatgaattattatttagCAATAAGAAAATGTGTAAAACAGGAAACAGAATAGCTCAATGTTCAACGCCTGAAAATTGGGAAATTACAAGAAAGAATTTTGGATATACAATATCAAAAAACGATTATTGTATAACAAAAGATATTGAtgatacattaaaaatgcAGAAATGCGTAGATACGGATGATCAATTATTCTCTTTTAAACCGGTTGCTGCAGATTGTAATCCTGAAAGTAAACTTAATGATGAACATTCAGTACAtgttaatttaatatcagATGGAgtacaaaaatatactattaataatattaaccCTGTATCTGATGAATTTACTGAAGAGTTTACCATGGATGAATAA
- a CDS encoding polar tube protein 5 (PTP5) encodes MFLFLYYIFGYNINKIVNKKILIRSIPYDNYIIAEDISDFSPNVFHTKNILHDLQGFNKISMLEQQDNKYKIKIGNYYLCHDPTVVCNFTDGKCTDNEYKQIDCDVCRNKFIKVCNNDPELWEIERTFFGFNIRQKNKCLTLGYKLLLSECNGHKNQIFGFEDYELMSCFENFNFDKKPTTRKEEIKLAKMKKLLKQVEKKNPEKVKKILNDKKTEDEVLEKLVPGIKDKPKMKKMWGSLWNYSFKGISLPNGYKFKMFCTKWW; translated from the coding sequence atgtttttgtttttatattatattttcggctataatataaataaaatagtcaataaaaaaatcttaataCGCTCAATACCATATgacaattatattatagCAGAAGACATCAGCGATTTCAGCCCAAATGTATTccatacaaaaaatattttacacgATCTACAAGggtttaataaaatttctatgTTAGAACAACAAGacaataaatacaaaataaaaattggtAATTACTATCTTTGCCATGATCCAACTGTTGTATGTAATTTTACTGATGGCAAATGTACTGACAACGAATACAAACAAATAGATTGCGATGTATGCagaaacaaatttataaaagtatGCAATAATGATCCCGAACTCTGGGAAATAGAAAGAACATTTTTTGGATTTAATATcagacaaaaaaataaatgtttaacTCTAggatataaattattattatcaGAATGTAACGGtcataaaaatcaaatatttggGTTTGAAGATTATGAATTAATGAGttgttttgaaaattttaattttgataaaaaaccaACTACACGTAAAGAAGAGATTAAATTAgcaaaaatgaagaaattattaaaacaagttgagaaaaaaaatcctgaaaaagttaaaaaaattttaaatgataaaaaaacgGAAGATGAAGTATTAGAGAAATTGGTACCTGGTATTAAAGATAAAcctaaaatgaaaaaaatgtgGGGATCTTTGTGGAATTATAGTTTTAAAGGAATATCTTTACCAAATGGgtacaaatttaaaatgttttgtaCGAAATGGtggtaa
- a CDS encoding putative SP-containing protein — MLFIFLLYLFFTKTTRVKLASKDLSSDFLKHNLPIGIVTNSKEFPDSFILIIKNPEVKERLGKDTFALEKTVHGYKISNMSECITVDPENIQLDHCYNDDDFRSLTQRFRLENVETMPFNITEEATKIKKEYDTDLPFPSSGLKFIPDNEPSIPMGIKSIKRTHSKSKTDLKRHFKQTKNGIQINSKDPEIEGPLRDFIAD; from the coding sequence ATGTTATTCATCTTtctattgtatttattCTTCACAAAAACTACACGAGTAAAATTAGCTTCAAAAGATCTATCATCAGACTTCCTTAAACACAACCTTCCAATTGGTATAGTTACTAACAGCAAAGAATTCCCAGATTCGTTTATactaattataaaaaacccAGAAGTAAAAGAAAGACTGGGCAAGGATACTTTTGCTTTAGAAAAAACGGTACATGGTTATAAAATAAGCAACATGTCTGAATGCATAACAGTTGATCCTGAAAATATACAACTAGACCATTGTTATAATGATGACGATTTTAGATCATTAACACAGAGATTCAGACTTGAAAATGTCGAGACAATGCCGTTTAATATAACCGAAGAAgctacaaaaattaaaaaagaatacgATACAGATCTTCCTTTTCCATCTAGTGGTCTCAAATTTATACCAGACAATGAACCAAGCATTCCAATGGGTattaaaagtataaaaagaaCTCATTCTAAATCGAAGACTGATTTAAAGAGACATTTTAAGCAAACGAAAAATGGAATTCAAATTAATTCTAAAGATCCAGAAATAGAAGGTCCACTAAGGGACTTTATAGCcgattaa
- a CDS encoding ricin B lectin (RBL7), whose product MRNINTQMFFTLFISYILTSKIYIESYSDTTKALTLTKLNNGQKVFNFQSIRRKEMQGIYCLSPIIVPISNTEYRFYYCGDLMCLKNGKLTVCDKISNESSFNIKKTDNYHTIRKNNKCLHVYQGKIFLRGCDDKSDEQKFILDHVRVPTGDNIDIEYDKREHYGGRKDIEFDNVMRQLSKIHRSEFIEDLFESRNKEFSLLKSSQ is encoded by the coding sequence AtgagaaatataaacaCACAAATGTTCTTTACATTATTCATATCCTATATACTAACAAGTAAAATATACATAGAATCATATTCGGACACTACAAAAGCATTGACCCTCACAAAACTCAATAATGGTCAAAAAGTCTTTAACTTCCAAAGTATAAGACGAAAAGAAATGCAAGGAATTTACTGTCTATCGCCGATAATAGTGCCAATATCAAACACAGAATATAGATTTTACTATTGTGGCGACTTGATGTGCCTCAAAAATGGTAAACTGACCGTATGTGATAAAATCAGTAACGAGTCATctttcaatataaaaaaaacagatAATTATCATactataagaaaaaataataaatgtttaCATGTGTACCAAGGGAAAATATTCTTGAGGGGATGTGATGACAAATCTGAcgaacaaaaatttatacttgATCATGTACGTGTACCTACGGGAGATAATATAGACATTGAGTATGATAAAAGGGAACATTATGGAGGGAGAAAAGATATAGAATTTGATAATGTAATGAGacaattatcaaaaatacaTCGTAGTGAATTCATTGAGGATTTGTTTGAAAGCAGGAACAAAgaattttcattattaaaatcatcacaataa
- a CDS encoding ribosomal protein eL43, whose translation MSNGTKKVGISGRFGARYGSTLRKRMKKVLETQKKTYECRACGKTSVKRDVVGIWTCRSCKIKFAGGAYAYVTPAGTTFNNMLKQSNAN comes from the coding sequence ATGTCCAATGGAACTAAGAAAGTTGGTATCTCCGGAAGATTCGGCGCACGTTATGGCTCAACTCTAAGAAAAAGAATGAAGAAAGTTTTAGAGACACAGAAGAAGACTTATGAATGTAGAGCATGCGGGAAGACATCAGTTAAGAGAGATGTAGTAGGAATATGGACATGTAGATCATGCAAGATTAAATTTGCAGGCGGAGCTTATGCTTATGTTACCCCAGCAGGGACGACATTTAACAACATGTTAAAACAATCTAACgccaattaa
- a CDS encoding ricin B lectin (RBL1) codes for MFLHFLFLYTFQDIFNESFVLVNKLHGNKAITLVNHTNDLTLPIRLLEISNDNLMSQLWQLRFNMSKNFWLVNIHSPLYRSIEESKHLVAKKNLLPGDTNLKLKYVSEDTYKIISGGLCLTVGEINKKNEVEYYPLEFSKCNQADNQGFIFIPRILVEKYNNKERASAEGDDEVNEAYRRLNKELNVAHTYVKEE; via the coding sequence atgtttcttcattttcttttccTCTACACATTCCAAGACATCTTCAATGAATCTTTCGTCTTAGTCAACAAACTTCATGGCAATAAAGCCATCACTCTCGTAAACCACACTAATGACTTGACTCTTCCCATCAGATTACTAGAAATATCAAATGATAATTTAATGTCTCAATTATGGCAGTTAAGATTCAATATGTCCAAAAACTTCTGGTTAGTCAACATTCATTCTCCTTTGTACAGATCAATTGAAGAATCAAAACATTTAGTAGCAAAGAAGAATTTGCTGCCAGGTGACactaatttaaaattaaaatatgtctCCGAGGatacttataaaattatttctggTGGACTGTGTCTTACAGTAggagaaattaataaaaaaaatgaagttgAATACTACCCATTAGAGTTTAGTAAATGTAATCAGGCAGACAATCAAGggtttatatttatacctAGGATACTGGTAGAGaagtataataataaagaaagagCATCTGCAGAAGGAGATGATGAAGTCAATGAAGCGTATAGAAGACTAAATAAGGAGTTGAATGTTGCGCACACGTATGTTAAAGAAGAATAA
- a CDS encoding ricin B Lectin (RBL9) has protein sequence MIFLLIIHSVFSTIYRARIKSLYKNDYLQRRSSDIGLTSNKKSPKVDFFIDLSDTKGPTKDAIIFEHVKNKRPRYLKYDLNIQNLVFTEMMYKFRLHMKNEKSFSIRVVDEGKCLHIEDRKILLRPCSNQKNQEFKIELVDKRKSKMEVEVEGKDSKDKDRNIHRDEIYVNFYNDSSSSSSEEDMPQGNIYKDNAVSTEIKKNIKEEPAILYKENISNILHSTLYTTLIINSTETVFTTLYKTVTNTLLNTVDKTNRPSKGDAGINPLINISDQNKYSRDRYEKDRYTNRDKNMYNKDPGMYGNDPGMYGNDPGMYGNDPGMYGKGIYSGRDRDINYMYDTNKYNKYNKDLYNRGQYIKNNPSKYMYNEQDYTCQNPDDPECEYFERKKKNKPVNLINSDGLLNEEFKNTRMDNTRRNLNINTNPKSAGLLQFVGFNDSIGNGLLDENEEGLYSGIRIDI, from the coding sequence atgatttttttactaataatCCACTCGGTCTTTTCTACCATATATAGAGCCAGAATAAAGAGTCTTTACAAAAATGACTACTTACAAAGGAGATCTAGTGATATAGGATTAACTAGTAACAAGAAATCCCCAAAAGtggatttttttatagatttgtCTGATACAAAAGGCCCTACCAAAGATGCTATAATATTCGAGCATGTTAAGAATAAAAGACCAAGATACTTGAAATACGATCttaatattcaaaatttagTGTTTACAGAAATGATGTACAAGTTCAGGCTTCATATGAAAAATGAGAAGAGTTTTAGCATTAGAGTTGTCGATGAAGGAAAGTGTCTTCATATAGAAGacagaaaaattttactgaGACCTTGTAGTAACCAGAAGAATCAAGAGTTCAAGATAGAACTTGTGGATAAAAGAAAGAGTAAAATGGAAGTAGAAGTAGAAGGAAAGGACAGTAAGGATAAAGACAGGAATATACACAGAGATGAaatatatgtaaatttttataatgacTCATCGTCGTCATCATCTGAAGAAGATATGCCTCAAggtaatatttataaagataatGCGGTAAGTACAGAGATTAAGaagaatattaaagaagaaCCTGCCATTCTTTATAAAGAGAATATTAGTAATATTCTTCACTCTACATTGTACACTACTCTGATAATTAATTCTACAGAGACAGTGTTTACTACACTGTATAAGACAGTGACTAATACACTGCTTAATACAGTGGATAAGACCAATAGGCCATCCAAAGGGGATGCAGGGATAAATCCACTTATTAACATATCagatcaaaataaatatagtcGAGATAGGTACGAAAAAGATAGGTATACTAATcgagataaaaatatgtacaACAAAGATCCCGGCATGTATGGTAATGATCCAGGTATGTATGGTAATGATCCAGGCATGTATGGTAATGATCCAGGTATGTATGGTAAAGGTATATACAGCGGCCGAGATAGGGATATCAACTATATGTACGAtactaataaatataacaaatataataaagatttatataaCAGAGGtcaatatatcaaaaataacCCTAGTAAATATATGTATAATGAACAAGACTACACTTGTCAAAATCCTGATGACCCAGAGTGCGAATATTTcgaaagaaagaaaaaaaataaaccagTGAATCTTATAAATAGTGACGGACTACTAAatgaagaatttaaaaatacaagaaTGGATAATACAAGGAGGAACTTAAACATTAATACTAATCCAAAGAGCGCGGGACTATTACAATTTGTGGGGTTTAATGATTCTATAGGGAATGGACTACTAGACGAGAATGAAGAGGGTCTGTATTCCGGAATACGAATTGATATTTAA
- a CDS encoding putative SP-containing protein, translated as MILFIIFGIFAKEFNNNYNEAFVFPYNVDQKNTEANIYIIVSSKDDNAHFALITKTGELLTFDKETKKLKFIKVDIKYFTESMCTINNDTSSEKCKDVKKAEEGEEGKDEGESEGEEEKKSEEDILNLFLRFNNAHSSSIGIKGTNFCIFDDKGEFIAKECPRPGYGGDNFGIILIIKPNENTQEEQENGQHNSNKFEQIKNLLLEEGRNLQVKTNNPQGNYRKKMMQSDIVEENPQKTSTSVGTQHGEQNPIPGRETSRGSFNRRYIDLLEAENLPPNDPSNELTREELQFLMKKTLFEKEAAHLREAHETPEELGVGTQSFVNPQAVGENVNYPSKAVGSKQQLFGPFSHRQQIKKFIGI; from the coding sequence ATGATTttattcattatttttgGAATATTTGCCAAAGAGTTTAACAATAATTATAACGAGGCTTTTGTATTTCCATATAATGtagatcaaaaaaatactgAAGCCAATATCTATATTATTGTGTCTTCCAAAGACGACAATGCTCATTTCGCCTTAATTACCAAAACTGGGGAGTTATTGACCTTTGATAAGGAGACCAAAAAGCTTAAATTCATAAAAGtagatattaaatattttactgaGTCCATGTGtactataaataatgaCACTAGTAGTGAGAAGTGTAAAGATGTTAAAAAAGCTGAAGAGGGCGAAGAGGGTAAGGACGAAGGAGAAAGCGAAGGCGAAGAGGAAAAAAAAAGCGAAGAGGACATTTTGAAcctttttttaagatttaaCAATGCCCACAGTTCTTCGATAGGTATAAAAGGGACAAACTTCTGTATTTTTGATGATAAGGGCGAATTTATCGCCAAAGAGTGTCCTAGGCCGGGATATGGAGGCGATAATTTCGgaataattttgattataaaacCTAATGAAAATACACAAGAAGAACAAGAAAATGGACAACATAATAGCAATAAATTTgagcaaataaaaaatcttttattagAAGAGGGTAGAAATTTGCAAGTGAAAACTAATAATCCACAAGGTAATTATAGGAAGAAAATGATGCAATCTGATATCGTTGAAGAAAATCCACAGAAAACCTCCACATCTGTAGGAACTCAACATGGAGAACAGAACCCAATCCCCGGCAGGGAAACTAGCAGGGGTAGTTTTAACCGCCGTTACATTGATTTGTTAGAAGCTGAAAACTTACCACCTAATGATCCGTCTAATGAACTAACACGGGAGGAactacaatttttaatgaaaaaaactttatttgAGAAAGAGGCTGCTCACCTTAGGGAGGCTCATGAAACCCCAGAAGAATTAGGAGTTGGCACGCAAAGCTTTGTAAACCCCCAAGCAGTTGGTGAAAACGTGAATTATCCCAGCAAAGCAGTCGGATCTAAGCAACAATTATTTGGGCCATTTTCGCATAGgcaacaaattaaaaaatttatcggaatttaa
- a CDS encoding putative SP-containing protein — protein sequence MYLFFISNILCNVPAKFSFNKTFVIPYNEDEKNVKLNEYILVYSDDNSPYFGLLTKDGQSLTFDKTTKKLKLEKVDNKLTNEAICTITHDTESAKCKDIKKAKEGKEEKENKEEEEENEEKNINEDDRLIFYLKTNNAHSATIGIKGTNFCLHDNNGEFEAKECPKPGFGGDNFGVKLYIEPNISAQEVQENGQHNKDDFEHIKNIGKEEGRDWMERHDNPQAKFVETNPQSNIVEENPQAIDIPPNQSPGPKTRNRFMRRFDSFSNYVQNKLPTMNQQPNEYVQNTIPPVQPNEPVQGPIVEDPVQATNPKPYKKGLFKNILRVGKNYFRKLNEEDVSQTPETVNPTTAEMAPSNRNIFDRASNIYNDYRHRLKVLTA from the coding sequence ATGTATTTGTTCTTTATCTCTAATATATTGTGCAATGTCCCTGCAAAGTTTAGTTTTAACAAAACTTTTGTCATTCCATACAATGAAGATGAAAAGAATGTTAAATTAAATGAGTATATACTTGTGTATTCCGATGATAATAGTCCGTATTTCGGCTTACTTACTAAAGATGGACAATCATTGACTTTTGATAAAACGacaaaaaaacttaaactCGAAAAAGTAGACAATAAATTAACTAATGAAGCTATATGTACTATAACCCACGACACTGAAAGTGCGAAGTGtaaagatattaaaaaggCTAAAGAAGGCAAAGaggaaaaagaaaataaggaagaggaagaagaaaatgaagagaaaaatataaacgaAGACGACagattaatattttatttaaaaactaataatGCACACAGTGCTACGATAGGTATAAAAGGAACAAACTTCTGTCTACATGATAATAACGGAGAATTTGAGGCCAAGGAGTGTCCTAAACCTGGATTTGGAGGAGACAATTTCGGCGTAAAACTATATATTGAGCCTAATATTAGTGCACAAGAAGTACAAGAAAATGGACAACATAATAAAGATGATTTCGagcatataaaaaacattggTAAAGAAGAAGGTAGAGATTGGATGGAGAGACATGATAATCCACAAGCGAAATTTGTGGAAACAAATCCGCAATCTAACATTGTAGAAGAAAATCCACAGGCAATTGACATACCACCAAATCAAAGTCCTGGTCCGAAAACACGTAATCGATTTATGAGACGCTTTGATTCTTTTTCAAACTATGTGCAAAATAAGTTACCTACTATGAATCAACAACCAAATGAATATGTGCAGAACACTATACCTCCAGTTCAACCTAATGAACCTGTGCAAGGTCCCATTGTTGAAGATCCTGTGCAGGCAACTAATCCAAAGCCTTATAAAAAAGgcttatttaaaaatatcttgCGTGTAGGCAAgaattattttagaaaactaAACGAAGAAGATGTTTCTCAGACACCAGAAACTGTAAATCCAACAACTGCTGAGATGGCTCCTAGCAacagaaatatttttgatcgTGCaagtaatatttataatgattATAGGCATCGTTTAAAGGTGTTGACCGCGTAa
- a CDS encoding proteasome subunit PSA4 (PSA4): MEYENALGIFSPDGRLIQVEYAQQASEQGSLVVFSSDTNEICLSIETKTHNKMLIDQNKLLPVDKDLNIWYTFSGIKPDSYKVLNEARLICRNYKIKTGTNISFDELAYELSLYKQKFTLDSSMRPFGIRSILLQVKDMAKIYVLEPDGNYSEYKCGAVGQKSVSVCEYLEKCEEEDIIFRSVSGLGTVVQSDKNKVMSHVISKDEIRRVEDETVSQIISTVSVK; the protein is encoded by the coding sequence ATGGAATATGAAAATGCTCTAGGAATATTCAGCCCAGATGGCAGACTCATCCAAGTAGAATACGCCCAACAGGCAAGTGAACAGGGATCCCTGGTAGTATTCAGCAGTGACACTAATGAAATATGTCTTAGTATAGAAACCAAGACACATAACAAAATGCTCATTGACCAGAACAAACTACTCCCTGTAGACAAAGATCTAAACATCTGGTACACTTTCTCAGGTATAAAACCAGACTCCTACAAAGTACTAAACGAGGCAAGGCTCATCTGCCggaattataaaatcaagaCTGGTACAAATATTTCCTTTGATGAACTGGCCTATGAACTCAGTCTCTATAAACAGAAATTTACCCTTGATTCGTCTATGAGGCCTTTTGGAATACGGAGCATTTTACTACAAGTCAAGGATATGGCGAAAATATATGTACTGGAGCCTGATGGGAATTATTCGGAATATAAATGCGGGGCTGTGGGCCAGAAGAGCGTGAGTGTCTGCGAGTACTTAGAAAAATGTGAGGAAGAAGACATAATATTCAGGAGTGTGAGTGGACTGGGGACAGTAGTCCAGAGTGACAAGAATAAAGTCATGTCACATGTGATAAGCAAGGATGAGATAAGGCGAGTAGAAGATGAAACAGTGAGTCAAATAATATCTACTGTATCTGTCAAATAA